In a single window of the Elaeis guineensis isolate ETL-2024a chromosome 8, EG11, whole genome shotgun sequence genome:
- the LOC105050047 gene encoding probable amino acid permease 7 has translation MGGEGEGENIPLLTELPDASDESGTHIKRTGTVWTAAAHIITAVIGSGVLSLAWSVAQLGWVAGPIAMVFFASVTMIQSHLLADCYRSPDPEHGHIRNHSYMEAVKLNLGKKSWWACGAFQQINLYGIGIAYVITAASSMRAILESNCYHREGHNAPCSYGENTEMLLFGAVQIVFSQIPDFHEMAWLSILAAVMSFSYASIGFGLGLAKVIENGRIKGGIGGIPMASTAQKFWLVSQALGDIAFAYPFSIVLLEIEDTLKSPPPENQTMKKASEISILTTTFFYLCCGCFGYAAFGNDTPGNLLTGFGFYEPYWLVDFANACVVLHLVGGYQVFSQPVFSLVDRWSAEKFHSSGFVNKFYTIQLPFLPPYRLNLFRLCYRTIYVASTTGIAMLFPYFNQVLGLLGAWNFWPMAIYFPVEMYLVQMKIRAWTKKWVGLQIFRIVCLFISMFALIGSIEGLVSEKMS, from the exons ATGGggggagaaggagaaggtgaGAACATTCCCCTGCTCACAGAGCTTCCAGATGCATCCGATGAATCAGGAACGCACATCAAGAGAACTG GGACTGTTTGGACTGCTGCTGCCCATATAATTACAGCCGTAATAGGCTCTGGAGTTCTCTCTCTAGCATGGAGCGTGGCTCAATTGGGTTGGGTTGCTGGTCCCATAGCTATGGTGTTCTTTGCTTCAGTGACCATGATCCAATCACACCTGCTTGCTGATTGCTATAGATCACCTGATCCTGAGCATGGGCACATCAGGAACCATTCATACATGGAAGCTGTAAAACTGAATTTAG GGAAGAAGAGTTGGTGGGCTTGTGGGGCATTTCAGCAAATAAATTTGTATGGCATCGGGATAGCCTACGTCATTACGGCTGCTAGTAGCATGAG AGCAATTCTGGAGTCAAATTGCTACCACAGAGAAGGCCACAATGCTCCATGCTCGTATGGAGAGAATACCGAAATGCTGCTGTTTGGAGCTGTTCAGATTGTTTTCTCACAGATACCAGATTTTCATGAGATGGCATGGCTCTCAATTCTCGCAGCAGTCATGTCCTTCTCCTACGcatccattggatttggacttggGCTCGCCAAAGTGATTG agaatggaagaatcaaaGGTGGAATTGGAGGCATTCCAATGGCCTCAACAGCACAGAAGTTCTGGCTAGTTTCTCAAGCACTTGGAGACATTGCATTCGCCTATCCATTCTCTATAGTTCTCTTAGAGATAGAG GATACTCTGAAGTCACCACCACCTGAAAACCAGACCATGAAGAAAGCATCAGAGATCTCAATTCTCACCACCACATTCTTCTACCTCTGTTGTGGGTGTTTCGGCTATGCTGCCTTTGGGAATGATACACCAGGAAACCTCCTGACAGGATTCGGTTTCTACGAGCCTTACTGGCTTGTCGACTTTGCTAATGCATGTGTTGTTCTTCACTTAGTGGGAGGATACCAG GTTTTCAGCCAGCCAGTATTCTCATTGGTCGACAGATGGTCTGCAGAGAAGTTCCACAGCAGTGGATTTGTGAACAAATTCTACACCATCCAATTGCCATTTCTGCCACCTTACAGACTGAATCTTTTCAGGTTATGCTATAGAACCATATATGTTGCATCCACCACAGGGATTGCAATGCTCTTTCCATACTTCAATCAGGTCTTAGGACTGCTGGGGGCCTGGAACTTCTGGCCTATGGCTATCTATTTCCCTGTGGAGATGTACTTGGTGCAGATGAAGATAAGGGCTTGGACAAAGAAATGGGTTGGCCTTCAGATCTTTCGAATTGTGTGCTTATTTATCAGTATGTttgctttaattggatcaattgaaGGACTTGTTAGTGAGAAGATGAGTTAG